The Enterococcus rotai genome includes a window with the following:
- a CDS encoding PTS sugar transporter subunit IIB, whose amino-acid sequence MKKLTILFVCGAGLGSSFAAQMAAEDVLNQKGVEAKLEHTDISSAVSMNPDIIITAQNFQTQFEKFTIDEEKTAIIYLKNIVSKAEIDEKITPVLQAKGAI is encoded by the coding sequence ATGAAAAAACTAACGATTTTATTTGTTTGCGGAGCAGGATTAGGCAGTAGTTTTGCAGCACAAATGGCAGCGGAAGATGTATTAAACCAGAAAGGAGTCGAAGCGAAACTGGAGCATACAGATATTTCATCGGCAGTTTCGATGAATCCCGATATTATTATTACAGCTCAAAACTTTCAAACACAATTTGAAAAATTTACGATTGACGAAGAAAAAACAGCCATCATTTATCTGAAAAATATTGTGTCAAAAGCTGAAATAGATGAAAAAATCACACCAGTTTTACAAGCAAAAGGCGCTATTTAG
- a CDS encoding GNAT family N-acetyltransferase translates to MTVFSLRKYQKSDLENIIAIFNGTVQAINKKDYTQQQIEQWVQLSPDYDKWDAELSSSYTMVALNRMEIIGFGNISDTGELGYLYVDKKWIGYGIGKMLVQDLMDHALKAGAKELIVYSSITAKPFFESFGFEVVEQKINYRNGVLLMNYLMVYRKEAK, encoded by the coding sequence ATGACTGTATTCAGTTTAAGAAAATATCAAAAATCTGATTTAGAAAACATAATTGCTATATTTAACGGAACTGTTCAAGCAATCAATAAAAAAGATTATACACAACAACAGATCGAACAATGGGTACAGCTATCACCTGATTACGATAAATGGGATGCTGAACTATCGTCTAGTTATACAATGGTTGCATTAAACAGAATGGAAATCATCGGTTTCGGTAATATATCTGACACGGGTGAGCTTGGTTACTTGTATGTCGATAAAAAGTGGATTGGCTATGGCATAGGAAAAATGTTAGTCCAAGACTTAATGGATCATGCACTTAAAGCAGGAGCAAAAGAACTGATCGTTTATTCATCGATCACAGCGAAGCCTTTCTTTGAATCGTTTGGATTTGAGGTAGTGGAACAAAAAATCAATTACCGTAATGGTGTTTTGCTTATGAACTATTTGATGGTTTATCGTAAAGAGGCCAAGTAA
- a CDS encoding tetratricopeptide repeat protein, whose protein sequence is MFDFLKKKKTKPVKLEVDETLTEEQKEELRQEIEQLTVEIASSEPIDSVFAEKYEEVGLLLAQLSEIDEAIVALEKSQSYKNSIGAGYKKLMSLYNQKRAEAAKNGDDAGIDKWMNKMDDMRKIAKQVTISGQ, encoded by the coding sequence ATGTTTGATTTTCTAAAAAAGAAAAAAACAAAGCCTGTCAAACTAGAAGTAGACGAGACTTTAACAGAAGAACAAAAAGAAGAATTACGCCAAGAAATAGAACAACTTACTGTAGAAATTGCATCATCAGAACCAATAGATAGTGTGTTCGCTGAAAAATATGAAGAAGTCGGCTTGTTATTGGCACAACTTAGTGAAATAGACGAAGCAATCGTAGCGTTAGAGAAAAGTCAGTCCTATAAAAATAGTATTGGCGCAGGTTATAAAAAATTAATGAGTTTGTACAATCAAAAACGTGCAGAAGCAGCAAAAAATGGGGATGATGCCGGCATTGATAAATGGATGAATAAAATGGATGACATGCGAAAAATCGCTAAACAAGTTACGATCAGCGGTCAGTAA
- a CDS encoding DUF5808 domain-containing protein, giving the protein MNFFLYLLLVGVNFLMALAGRIPANPHKNIILETTLPKEKLQDEQVLTISRTYKKRLLQWAFIFSVAALPILTISYDSLTLIYFLVMIFGFIGTSFYLQVIYIRKMTTVKVQNNWVLPTSPLLVDTALVANKNRKLISIWWFLPSILITLLGCIYSFTTLGLSNGNWIIGLISLLMSAMFLLFYYFIARFPVKPLTCDETINQQVNDQMRHHWSVLMAVSALVLSPLAFISVSSVSIPYEKMMLFSVGYAIFILGFVLFTFYYLFSSRKKQDQLIAQAKEYRYSDEDQYWKYGIYINPNDKRIMIPDRVGMNISVNLGRPAGKLALGIIGVLVLFSLIGASVPMVISDFSANPFELSTSHNGISLSAPLSQSRKITWDEIESVELINTLPKDRLKLYGTATENYLTGEFQLNNEPAYLLVLANKKPILEIKTNDKLYYYTNKDTKLTEKYYKDIQTIRGK; this is encoded by the coding sequence ATGAATTTCTTTCTATATTTACTACTTGTTGGGGTCAACTTTTTAATGGCATTAGCGGGTAGAATCCCTGCTAATCCACATAAAAATATTATTTTAGAAACAACTTTACCTAAAGAAAAACTTCAAGATGAACAAGTTCTAACGATTAGTAGAACTTACAAGAAACGGCTATTACAGTGGGCCTTTATTTTCTCTGTCGCTGCGCTTCCGATCCTTACCATATCGTATGATTCATTGACATTGATTTATTTTTTAGTAATGATCTTTGGCTTTATTGGCACCTCATTTTATTTACAGGTCATCTATATTCGTAAAATGACGACTGTTAAAGTCCAAAATAATTGGGTTTTACCTACAAGCCCACTCTTAGTTGATACCGCATTAGTGGCTAATAAAAATCGTAAATTAATTTCGATTTGGTGGTTTTTACCTAGTATTTTGATCACTCTTTTGGGTTGCATTTATTCTTTTACAACTCTTGGTTTGTCTAATGGGAACTGGATCATTGGTCTGATTTCACTGCTAATGTCAGCCATGTTTTTACTTTTTTATTATTTTATTGCACGGTTTCCTGTTAAGCCTTTAACATGTGATGAAACAATTAATCAACAAGTCAATGATCAAATGCGACATCATTGGTCTGTTTTAATGGCTGTTTCAGCACTAGTTTTGAGCCCGCTAGCGTTTATTTCTGTTAGCTCAGTTTCAATTCCTTATGAAAAAATGATGTTGTTTTCAGTGGGTTACGCTATATTTATTCTTGGCTTTGTCCTTTTCACTTTTTACTATTTATTTTCATCAAGAAAAAAACAGGATCAATTGATTGCACAAGCAAAGGAATATCGTTATAGTGATGAAGATCAATATTGGAAGTATGGCATTTATATTAATCCAAATGATAAAAGAATCATGATCCCGGACCGTGTAGGGATGAATATCTCTGTAAATTTAGGCCGACCAGCCGGGAAACTGGCTTTAGGGATAATCGGTGTTTTGGTTTTATTTTCTTTAATTGGAGCTAGTGTTCCAATGGTGATCAGTGATTTTTCTGCCAATCCATTTGAATTGAGCACATCACATAACGGGATCTCTCTATCTGCTCCTTTAAGTCAAAGTAGAAAAATCACTTGGGATGAGATTGAATCTGTAGAATTGATCAATACGCTTCCTAAAGATCGACTTAAACTATACGGGACAGCAACAGAAAATTATTTAACTGGGGAATTTCAACTCAATAATGAACCTGCCTATTTACTTGTTTTAGCAAATAAGAAACCGATTTTAGAAATAAAGACGAATGATAAGCTGTATTACTATACAAATAAAGACACAAAATTGACTGAAAAATACTATAAGGATATTCAAACGATTCGTGGGAAATAA
- a CDS encoding GntR family transcriptional regulator → MLLEIDTQNQMPIYQQICNQLILGIATNKLKPGEILPSVRQMADEIGVNMMTVSKAYTLLKNDGYILTDRRNGTKVAEKQPLDPPFYTRFLKELELLLAEASIHQLSEKTIQAEIKQIYQKFEQ, encoded by the coding sequence ATGTTATTGGAGATAGATACTCAAAATCAAATGCCGATTTATCAACAGATTTGTAATCAATTGATCCTTGGGATTGCTACAAATAAGTTGAAGCCAGGTGAAATTTTACCTTCTGTTCGACAAATGGCTGATGAAATCGGAGTCAATATGATGACTGTTTCAAAAGCTTATACTTTATTGAAAAATGATGGGTATATTTTAACTGATCGTCGAAATGGAACGAAAGTAGCCGAAAAACAACCGCTGGATCCACCTTTTTATACACGTTTTTTAAAGGAACTGGAATTATTGCTAGCCGAGGCTTCTATTCATCAATTATCTGAAAAAACAATCCAAGCAGAAATCAAACAGATTTATCAAAAATTTGAACAGTAA
- a CDS encoding AAA family ATPase — translation MQKFLILLAGSPATGKTYLIQKIQEQIPDIFLITPDEGKELFADSVGFDTLDEKQRLEQRVWHFYYGVLELYMDAGKQVIVSEYPFSDKQKDKLAQFADTYGYEVITIRLVADFEVLWERRKKRDLEPERHLSHLMTHYHFQDQLENRNEADNHITKAGFKQIINTRGYNQFQLGELHEFDVTDYLKVDYRSLIEYLKNKIENNN, via the coding sequence ATGCAAAAATTTTTAATCTTACTTGCAGGTAGTCCCGCAACAGGGAAAACCTATTTGATCCAAAAAATCCAAGAACAGATTCCAGACATATTTTTGATCACACCAGATGAAGGGAAGGAATTGTTTGCTGATTCAGTTGGATTTGATACGCTTGATGAAAAGCAGCGGTTGGAACAAAGAGTTTGGCACTTTTATTATGGGGTTTTAGAATTATATATGGATGCAGGAAAACAGGTGATCGTTTCAGAGTATCCATTTAGTGACAAACAAAAAGATAAACTCGCTCAATTTGCTGATACTTATGGATATGAAGTGATCACGATCCGTTTGGTTGCTGATTTTGAAGTCTTGTGGGAACGCAGAAAGAAACGGGATTTAGAGCCTGAGCGACATCTGAGTCATTTGATGACGCATTACCATTTTCAGGATCAATTAGAAAATCGCAACGAAGCAGACAATCATATTACAAAAGCAGGATTCAAACAAATTATTAACACAAGAGGTTATAATCAATTTCAGTTAGGAGAACTTCACGAATTTGATGTTACAGATTATCTGAAGGTTGATTATCGTTCTCTGATTGAATACTTGAAAAACAAGATCGAAAATAATAACTGA
- a CDS encoding class II fructose-bisphosphate aldolase: MYTTLKEVTKIAEELNFTVGAFNAHNLEMLPEMIRAAKEMGAPIIIQTSVDTAKYIGYDVLVSVVKTMADREMVDAVLHLDHARNFDDIKEAIDQGYTSVMYDGSHLPFKENILKTKAVVEYAHPRGVSVEGELGTIGGTEEGIHVEENDKVYTKPADARIFVEATGIDALAIAIGTNHGQFKSKTEVNLPLLKEIHATVDIPLVIHGGTGVKEEDYPELINNGIRKFNVGTELLVNWTKTAKESFEATAINKSLRYNVIPANEVCHEIVKHKIGLFMNVDSPLGMR; encoded by the coding sequence ATGTATACAACCTTAAAAGAAGTCACAAAAATAGCAGAAGAATTAAATTTTACCGTAGGTGCTTTTAACGCTCATAATTTAGAAATGTTGCCGGAAATGATTCGGGCAGCGAAAGAAATGGGTGCTCCGATTATTATTCAAACCAGTGTGGATACAGCGAAATATATTGGTTATGATGTGTTAGTTTCTGTAGTGAAAACGATGGCTGACAGAGAAATGGTAGATGCAGTTCTTCACTTAGACCATGCAAGAAATTTTGATGATATCAAAGAGGCAATCGATCAAGGGTATACATCTGTAATGTATGATGGATCTCATTTACCGTTTAAAGAAAATATTTTGAAAACGAAAGCTGTGGTAGAATATGCCCATCCACGAGGAGTCTCTGTTGAGGGGGAATTAGGAACGATCGGAGGCACAGAGGAAGGAATTCATGTAGAGGAAAATGACAAAGTCTACACAAAACCAGCAGATGCCCGTATTTTTGTAGAAGCTACAGGAATTGATGCTTTAGCAATTGCGATTGGAACCAATCACGGTCAATTTAAGTCTAAAACAGAAGTCAACTTACCGTTGTTAAAAGAGATTCATGCCACGGTTGATATTCCCCTTGTAATCCACGGAGGAACTGGTGTAAAAGAAGAAGACTACCCAGAGCTGATCAATAACGGTATCCGAAAATTCAATGTGGGGACAGAACTTTTGGTTAATTGGACTAAAACGGCGAAAGAATCATTTGAAGCGACAGCCATTAATAAGTCGTTACGATACAATGTAATTCCTGCCAATGAAGTATGTCATGAAATCGTCAAACATAAAATAGGGTTATTTATGAATGTGGACAGCCCACTTGGTATGAGGTAG
- a CDS encoding peptidoglycan amidohydrolase family protein, producing the protein MASIEAMIKWMKDREGKVTYSMTNRLGPNSYDCSSSVYFSLIAGGFLPSGSMGNTDTLFGDLERNNWRQVAPVNGNYRVQRGDVFIWGARGASGGASGHTGIFVDSVDNIIHCNYGYNGITTNNHDVIWGYNGRPPITVYRSAAAKPEPPKLPTKNPEQPIKKGINYETHVSKVGWMNNVANGALSGSTGYNLPVEAVKILFKNNQIQASVSYRAHVSSIGWMPWVKDGQLGGTTGQSKAVEAIQAKLTGEAANYYNLEYQAHVADKGWMSWVKDGATAGTTGQKKSLQALKMKLVRKPIDQGTSQPTTKGVSYRMHLANEGWLGYVTNNQMAGTTGLGIESQCLEVYVDGKKENVQIDAHVAEKGWLTNTGGTTGQKLSLQAVKLKLKNGLEKQYDISYQVHVSEKGWMSWVKNGAVAGTTGQKLAIQAIRIKLTNK; encoded by the coding sequence ATGGCAAGTATTGAAGCAATGATTAAATGGATGAAAGATAGAGAAGGAAAAGTAACTTATAGTATGACTAATAGACTTGGTCCAAATAGTTATGACTGTAGTTCGTCGGTCTATTTTTCATTGATCGCAGGTGGCTTTTTGCCAAGTGGAAGTATGGGAAATACAGATACTTTATTTGGAGATCTAGAAAGAAATAATTGGCGGCAAGTGGCTCCTGTAAACGGAAATTATAGGGTTCAAAGAGGAGACGTCTTTATCTGGGGAGCTCGCGGAGCTTCTGGAGGAGCTTCTGGACATACTGGTATTTTTGTTGACAGTGTAGATAATATCATTCATTGTAATTATGGCTATAATGGTATCACAACAAATAATCATGATGTCATTTGGGGCTATAATGGAAGACCACCAATTACAGTGTACAGAAGTGCAGCTGCAAAGCCAGAACCACCAAAATTACCAACTAAAAATCCTGAACAGCCAATTAAAAAAGGGATTAATTACGAGACTCATGTAAGTAAAGTAGGCTGGATGAACAATGTAGCCAATGGCGCTTTATCAGGATCAACTGGTTACAATTTACCAGTAGAAGCGGTAAAAATACTTTTCAAAAACAATCAGATTCAAGCTTCTGTTTCATATCGTGCCCATGTATCCAGTATTGGGTGGATGCCTTGGGTAAAAGACGGACAGCTTGGTGGAACAACTGGACAATCAAAAGCGGTTGAGGCAATCCAAGCCAAATTAACTGGAGAAGCAGCAAACTACTACAATTTAGAATATCAAGCTCATGTTGCTGATAAAGGGTGGATGAGCTGGGTGAAAGATGGTGCAACAGCCGGAACAACTGGGCAAAAGAAAAGCCTTCAAGCATTGAAAATGAAACTCGTTCGTAAACCAATTGATCAGGGAACTAGTCAACCTACAACAAAAGGTGTGTCATATCGAATGCATTTAGCCAATGAAGGCTGGCTTGGTTATGTTACTAATAACCAAATGGCTGGAACAACTGGTCTAGGAATTGAAAGCCAATGCTTAGAAGTTTATGTAGACGGTAAGAAAGAAAATGTACAAATTGATGCTCACGTGGCAGAAAAGGGTTGGTTGACAAATACAGGTGGCACAACAGGACAAAAATTATCCTTGCAAGCCGTTAAACTCAAACTAAAAAATGGCTTAGAAAAACAATACGATATTTCTTACCAAGTACACGTGTCAGAAAAAGGTTGGATGAGCTGGGTTAAAAATGGTGCCGTAGCCGGAACAACTGGTCAGAAATTAGCAATCCAAGCGATTCGAATTAAACTTACAAATAAATAA
- a CDS encoding PTS sugar transporter subunit IIC: protein MGVVNFIIENILTQASITISLIAMLGLILQKKSIGQVLSGSLKTLLGFQVLSAGSSIIVGSLTYFGEIFTKGFHMQGIIPSIEAINGQAMNELGLGRDIALTFLAIFVFNILIARFTKWKYIFLTGQAILWMATMTTVFGYFAGLRGIALIVVGGFIGGVFAVAMPAIAQPFIRKITGSDDIALGHFCTIGYLFEAGVAWIFGERGENKKSVEDLKLPKSFEFLQDTYLSVMVVMVPLYIVTVLFAGETFAATLSGNQNYIMFAFLQAIQFVVGVYVLLAGVRLLLGEIVPAFRGIAMKLVPNAIPALDCPVFFPYSPNAVILGFITTTIGAVFAMFILPTFGLAMILPGMLTNFFAGGTAGIFGNAVGGRRGAIIGGIAHGFFITLLPALLVTIFNSMGFVNATATDVDTVTAALLYAWIISPIMKAF from the coding sequence ATGGGGGTAGTTAATTTTATCATCGAGAATATCTTGACGCAGGCATCGATTACGATCAGCTTGATTGCTATGTTGGGCTTGATTTTACAAAAGAAATCGATTGGTCAAGTGTTATCTGGTTCATTAAAAACGTTGTTAGGGTTTCAAGTGTTAAGTGCAGGTTCTAGTATTATTGTAGGAAGTTTGACTTATTTTGGTGAGATTTTTACTAAAGGATTTCATATGCAAGGAATCATTCCTTCCATTGAAGCGATTAATGGACAAGCAATGAATGAACTTGGACTCGGTCGGGATATCGCATTAACATTTTTAGCAATTTTTGTATTCAACATTTTAATTGCCCGCTTTACAAAATGGAAATATATCTTTTTAACAGGGCAAGCTATTTTGTGGATGGCAACGATGACAACAGTATTTGGTTACTTTGCTGGACTTCGCGGGATTGCGTTGATTGTGGTTGGTGGATTTATTGGTGGTGTTTTTGCGGTGGCAATGCCAGCAATCGCACAGCCGTTCATCCGGAAAATAACAGGATCAGATGATATTGCACTAGGTCATTTTTGTACGATTGGGTATCTATTTGAAGCAGGCGTTGCCTGGATTTTTGGCGAACGTGGTGAAAATAAGAAGTCTGTGGAAGATCTTAAGTTGCCGAAATCCTTTGAGTTTCTTCAAGATACGTATTTATCTGTGATGGTTGTGATGGTGCCATTATATATCGTGACCGTATTATTTGCAGGTGAAACATTTGCAGCAACCTTGTCTGGCAATCAAAACTATATCATGTTTGCTTTCTTACAAGCGATTCAATTTGTCGTCGGCGTATATGTTTTGTTAGCAGGTGTTCGTTTACTACTTGGAGAAATCGTTCCAGCCTTTAGAGGGATTGCAATGAAACTAGTGCCAAACGCTATTCCAGCTTTAGATTGTCCAGTGTTTTTTCCATATAGCCCAAATGCTGTGATTTTAGGATTTATTACGACAACAATCGGTGCCGTTTTTGCGATGTTTATTTTACCAACATTTGGCTTAGCGATGATTTTACCTGGAATGCTAACGAACTTTTTTGCAGGCGGCACTGCAGGGATTTTCGGGAATGCAGTGGGTGGTAGACGTGGTGCGATCATCGGCGGAATCGCACATGGATTCTTTATCACATTATTGCCTGCATTATTAGTGACGATTTTCAATAGCATGGGCTTTGTCAATGCTACAGCAACAGATGTGGATACAGTTACGGCAGCACTTTTATATGCTTGGATCATTAGCCCGATCATGAAGGCCTTTTAG
- a CDS encoding DMT family transporter → MSWLFLIIAGIFEMLGVGSINRFNQNKDKMSLCLLFLTFGSSFIFLYLAMKTLPMGVSYAIWTGIGAAGGAILGMIFYGESKDWRRIVFIGIILVSVIGLKLIG, encoded by the coding sequence ATGAGTTGGTTATTTTTAATTATTGCAGGCATTTTTGAGATGCTAGGGGTTGGATCGATCAATCGCTTTAATCAAAATAAAGATAAAATGTCGTTATGCTTATTATTCCTGACCTTTGGCAGTAGCTTCATTTTTCTTTATTTAGCGATGAAAACTTTGCCAATGGGCGTTTCTTATGCTATTTGGACAGGTATCGGGGCCGCTGGGGGTGCTATTTTAGGGATGATTTTTTATGGTGAATCGAAAGACTGGCGTAGAATTGTTTTTATTGGGATTATTTTAGTATCCGTTATTGGATTGAAACTGATTGGCTGA
- a CDS encoding DMT family transporter produces the protein MNKDWIKLMIGAFFEVLWVIGMKHSSTWWEILLTAVCILISFYALIKAGETLPVGTAYAVFVGLGTAGTVITGILFFGEEFKVSKILLIVVLLIGVMGLKFVTGEKGANQK, from the coding sequence ATGAACAAGGATTGGATTAAATTAATGATTGGCGCATTTTTTGAAGTTTTATGGGTCATTGGAATGAAACATAGTAGTACGTGGTGGGAAATTTTATTGACAGCAGTCTGTATTCTTATCAGCTTTTACGCCTTGATCAAAGCAGGTGAAACGTTGCCTGTTGGAACGGCTTATGCAGTTTTTGTTGGTTTAGGTACGGCGGGGACGGTGATCACAGGGATTCTCTTCTTTGGTGAAGAATTTAAAGTGTCGAAAATTCTCTTGATCGTAGTATTACTGATTGGTGTAATGGGCTTGAAATTTGTAACGGGTGAGAAAGGAGCAAATCAAAAATGA
- a CDS encoding aminopeptidase C: MSVIEPTVTQKFHDSFIENNKLNALQRGVVKNGITASAQNQQSEVNNVPVFSVDIATGKVANQKQSGRCWMFAALNTFRHKMINSFNLKDFELSQNYTFFWDKYEKSNYFYENIIATADQELDSRKVAFLLATPQQDGGQWDMIVSLFQKYGVVPKTAMPESSNSSNSRDLNNYLNKKLRKDATILRELITAGKSAAEVQSVKETMLEEVYNFLATSLGTPPETFDFEYRDEEKSYHLDQKLTPQSFYEKYVGVNLDDYVSVINAPTADKPYNQTYTVEMLGNVVGGKEVKYINVDMSTFKKLAVAQLEQGESVWFGCDVGQSSTRDSGIMSLDAYDMNDLFDIDFTMTKAQRLDFGESLMTHAMVLTGVDVIDGTSTKWKVENSWGEKVGDKGFFVMSDAWMDEYTYQIVIRKELLSKELQEVWKQEPTVLAPWDPMGALA; the protein is encoded by the coding sequence ATGTCAGTGATCGAACCAACTGTAACACAAAAATTTCATGATAGTTTCATAGAAAATAATAAACTAAACGCCTTACAACGTGGCGTTGTCAAAAATGGCATCACAGCTTCTGCTCAAAATCAACAGTCTGAAGTAAATAATGTGCCAGTATTTTCTGTCGATATTGCCACAGGAAAAGTAGCCAACCAAAAACAAAGCGGACGTTGCTGGATGTTTGCAGCCTTAAACACTTTTAGACACAAAATGATCAATAGCTTCAACTTAAAAGATTTTGAACTTTCTCAAAACTATACATTTTTCTGGGATAAGTACGAAAAATCAAATTATTTCTATGAGAATATCATCGCGACAGCAGATCAAGAATTAGATAGCCGAAAGGTTGCATTCTTATTAGCAACACCACAGCAAGATGGTGGACAATGGGATATGATCGTATCTCTTTTCCAAAAATATGGTGTAGTGCCAAAAACAGCTATGCCAGAAAGTAGCAATAGCTCAAATTCTAGAGACTTAAACAATTACCTAAACAAAAAACTAAGAAAAGACGCAACGATTTTGCGTGAGTTGATAACGGCTGGAAAATCAGCAGCTGAAGTTCAATCGGTTAAAGAAACAATGTTAGAGGAAGTATATAATTTTCTAGCAACTTCATTAGGGACACCTCCAGAGACGTTTGATTTTGAATACCGTGATGAAGAGAAAAGCTATCATTTAGATCAAAAATTGACGCCTCAATCATTCTATGAAAAATATGTAGGTGTTAACCTGGATGACTATGTAAGTGTGATCAATGCACCCACAGCGGATAAACCTTACAATCAAACCTACACAGTAGAAATGCTAGGCAATGTCGTAGGCGGTAAAGAAGTGAAGTATATCAATGTGGATATGAGCACCTTTAAGAAACTTGCTGTAGCTCAATTAGAACAAGGTGAATCTGTTTGGTTTGGCTGTGATGTTGGTCAATCTTCAACTAGAGATAGTGGAATTATGTCTCTAGACGCTTATGATATGAATGATTTATTTGATATCGATTTCACGATGACGAAAGCACAACGTTTGGATTTCGGTGAAAGTCTAATGACCCATGCGATGGTTTTAACAGGAGTCGATGTAATCGATGGGACTTCAACTAAATGGAAAGTAGAAAATAGCTGGGGAGAAAAAGTCGGCGATAAAGGATTTTTTGTGATGAGTGATGCTTGGATGGATGAATATACGTATCAAATCGTTATTCGTAAAGAGTTATTATCGAAAGAATTACAAGAAGTTTGGAAACAAGAACCAACCGTTCTAGCACCTTGGGATCCAATGGGCGCTTTAGCATAA